A single window of Streptomyces sudanensis DNA harbors:
- the yaaA gene encoding peroxide stress protein YaaA, producing the protein MLVLLPPSEGKAAPGRGAPLDPGALSLPGLAGARAAVLAELVGLCAADAEKAREVLGLSEGLRGEVAKNAALPTAGARPAGEVYTGVLYDALGLATLDAAARRRAGSSLLVFSGLWGAVGVDDRIPSYRCSMGVRLPGLGALGAYWRGPLAEVMPEAAGDGPVLDLRSAAYAAVWRPKGEVAGRTVTVRVLHAPTRKVVSHFNKATKGRMVRSLLESGAAPGSPAELVEALRDLGYAVECAAPGRAGKPWALDVLVDEVH; encoded by the coding sequence GTGCTCGTGCTGTTGCCGCCCTCGGAGGGCAAGGCCGCCCCGGGGCGCGGCGCGCCGCTGGATCCGGGCGCGCTGTCCCTGCCGGGGCTGGCCGGGGCGCGGGCCGCGGTGCTCGCGGAGCTGGTCGGGCTGTGCGCCGCCGATGCGGAGAAGGCCCGCGAGGTGCTCGGGCTGAGCGAGGGGCTGCGCGGCGAGGTCGCGAAGAACGCCGCGCTGCCCACCGCCGGGGCCCGTCCGGCCGGCGAGGTGTACACGGGTGTCCTGTACGACGCGCTGGGCCTGGCGACGCTGGACGCGGCGGCGCGGCGGCGGGCGGGGTCGTCGCTGCTGGTGTTCTCCGGGCTGTGGGGCGCGGTCGGGGTCGACGACCGCATCCCGTCGTACCGCTGCTCCATGGGCGTGCGGCTGCCGGGGCTGGGGGCGCTCGGCGCGTACTGGCGCGGGCCCCTGGCGGAGGTGATGCCCGAAGCGGCCGGGGACGGGCCGGTGCTGGACCTGCGGTCGGCGGCGTACGCGGCGGTGTGGCGGCCGAAGGGCGAGGTGGCGGGGCGCACGGTGACGGTGCGGGTGCTGCACGCGCCGACCCGGAAGGTGGTCAGCCACTTCAACAAGGCGACGAAGGGCCGCATGGTGCGCTCCCTGCTGGAGTCGGGGGCGGCGCCGGGGTCGCCGGCCGAACTGGTGGAGGCGCTGCGGGACCTCGGGTACGCGGTGGAGTGCGCGGCGCCGGGCCGGGCCGGGAAGCCGTGGGCGCTGGACGTGCTGGTGGACGAGGTCCACTGA
- a CDS encoding bifunctional RNase H/acid phosphatase produces STTGAAAPAPVVEPAPAGGPVPAGEPAPFATAPAPSATAPAPSADDGGAAATPATPPVGWAAPADLGTPATFVLLRHGETALTPEKRFSGSGGGDPELSPAGRRQAEAAAAALAARGTVQEVVSSPLLRCRQTALTVAGRLGLDVRIDDGLRETDFGAWEGLTFAEVRERYPDELDAWLASPKAAPPGGESFAAVSRRVAAARDRLTERHAGRTVLLVTHVTPIKTLVRLALGAPPEALFRMELSAASLSAVAYYRDGNASVRLLNDTSHLR; encoded by the coding sequence CTCCACCACCGGCGCCGCGGCCCCGGCGCCGGTGGTGGAGCCCGCGCCCGCGGGAGGGCCCGTGCCCGCAGGAGAGCCGGCCCCGTTCGCCACCGCTCCCGCCCCGTCCGCCACCGCTCCCGCCCCGTCCGCCGACGACGGCGGGGCCGCGGCGACGCCCGCCACGCCGCCCGTCGGCTGGGCCGCGCCCGCCGACCTCGGGACGCCCGCCACGTTCGTCCTGCTGCGGCACGGGGAGACCGCGCTCACCCCGGAGAAGCGGTTCTCCGGCAGCGGCGGCGGCGACCCCGAACTCTCGCCCGCCGGGCGGCGCCAGGCCGAGGCCGCCGCCGCCGCCCTCGCCGCGCGCGGCACCGTGCAGGAGGTCGTCTCCTCGCCGCTGCTGCGCTGCCGCCAGACCGCCCTGACCGTCGCCGGGCGCCTCGGCCTCGACGTGCGGATCGACGACGGGCTGCGCGAGACGGACTTCGGGGCGTGGGAGGGGCTGACCTTCGCCGAGGTGCGGGAGCGCTACCCGGACGAGCTGGACGCCTGGCTCGCCTCCCCGAAGGCCGCGCCCCCCGGCGGCGAGTCGTTCGCGGCCGTGTCCCGCCGGGTCGCCGCCGCCCGCGACCGGCTGACGGAACGCCACGCGGGCCGCACGGTCCTGCTGGTGACGCACGTGACACCCATCAAGACCCTGGTGCGGCTGGCGCTGGGCGCCCCGCCCGAGGCGCTGTTCCGGATGGAGCTGTCCGCCGCGTCCCTGTCGGCCGTGGCCTACTACCGGGACGGCAACGCCTCCGTCCGCCTCCTCAACGACACCTCCCACCTGCGCTGA
- a CDS encoding zinc ribbon domain-containing protein — MNAAPADQIRLLDVQALDTRLSQLAHKRRSLPEHAEIESLTKDLAQLRDLLVAAQTEESDCAREQKKAEQDVDQVRQRAARDQQRLDSGAVTSPKDLENLQREIVSLSKRQGDLEDIVLEVMERREAAQERVEELTGRVASVQAKADDATARRDRAQEELDAEAAAVSKERDVVAGSVPADLMKLYEKIRGQQGGVGAARLYQRRCEGCHIELNITELNDVRSAAADTVVRCENCRRILVRTAESGL; from the coding sequence CTGAACGCCGCGCCCGCCGACCAGATCCGACTCCTCGACGTCCAGGCCCTCGACACGCGCCTGTCGCAGCTCGCCCACAAGCGCCGGAGCCTGCCCGAGCACGCCGAGATCGAATCGCTGACCAAGGACCTCGCCCAGCTGCGGGACCTGCTCGTCGCCGCGCAGACGGAGGAGAGCGACTGCGCCCGCGAGCAGAAGAAGGCGGAGCAGGACGTCGACCAGGTCCGCCAGCGCGCCGCACGCGACCAGCAGCGGCTCGACTCGGGCGCCGTCACCTCCCCGAAGGACCTGGAGAACCTCCAGAGGGAGATCGTCTCCCTGTCGAAGCGCCAGGGCGACCTGGAGGACATCGTCCTGGAGGTCATGGAGCGCCGCGAGGCCGCGCAGGAGCGGGTGGAGGAGCTGACCGGGCGCGTCGCCTCCGTCCAGGCCAAGGCCGACGACGCGACCGCCCGCCGCGACCGCGCCCAGGAGGAGCTGGACGCCGAGGCGGCGGCCGTCTCCAAGGAGCGGGACGTGGTGGCCGGTTCGGTGCCGGCGGACCTGATGAAGCTGTACGAGAAGATCCGCGGCCAGCAGGGCGGGGTGGGCGCGGCCCGCCTGTACCAGCGCCGCTGCGAGGGCTGCCACATCGAGCTGAACATCACCGAGCTGAACGACGTCCGGTCCGCCGCGGCCGACACCGTCGTGCGGTGCGAGAACTGCCGCCGCATCCTGGTCCGCACGGCGGAGTCCGGCCTGTAA